Proteins from one Limanda limanda chromosome 4, fLimLim1.1, whole genome shotgun sequence genomic window:
- the ccdc66 gene encoding coiled-coil domain-containing protein 66: MNLGDGLLFELENGKPRLILLSNGVEKNPNKLLRPRVTKVLSSRQPSCLEEVQGEERPARQQPGRYRETRSRAAGAATSSLNSHTSTTRERSTALTSSKTHEHLNQGGIKAAAKVKSDRHKQSSTVASPRANGKPGKPQKSEARAGGKAGLKEAPASGGAGPRDNMVVLTREQLQQLLNTIKSQQPPEDHRTQGSQSGTSVNEGEMMEEDRGGGEVVKKGEGGGGVTDTTGSSQDKDNRTSASLLSWTGGRQSDNRSVIGTKKAQWRRELDEQLVLKAQQQQRWAPARIQAEEDAERVLSVQSSLGHREQPAAIRSSLKLGEVTPMAQVLSGGRREEEKRQWLEELNRQREDATERKRREKLIQNQTVDHELWAVHFDSLQQRPPVRTAAPSAPSAPPPAPSSRSERGDWEPSSSLSLVWEATSSCGAESVGGASVDTTSGYQSRASHVRTMTALLDPAEIEERERKRFKQLEQQRAIEAQMQEQRQQREREEARRREEEEKEARRLLQEREKMQRQYELDRLRERQKVQEKSSLQAEPPRKGHSEERSQETLQPSVTTRAEHLKEDVKSSVPPFKDTAVQTEAVPALSLGAEVQTPDVSAHYQPAPFVSAAPPPNSKNPGVRTGKENICLPGGGGRGGGGGGDPYETFARTERSRTDKRRPDWNTQRPSRRFVPASERYPAALQRDRQESRLKRQAELVALQGRTCLSRTEPAPPPPPAPPPHQDPRPSSNTQTRAAPHSKVGGPIVSAAASNERGRSPPVPAVRHRVQSQQSSNHLPPPVLDFIPYNRTDEITLEPLEPPEIPPPHTVSPRSSVSPPAPPHQDHAHTTRQQEILKSLAQLRQGLLQKQRELESDLNPLLKHHSNELRSHSAMHHK, translated from the exons ATGAACCTCGG AGACGGCCTCCTGTTTGAGCTGGAGAACGGGAAACCCAGGTTGATCTTACTAAGTAACG GTGTTGAAAAGAATCCAAATAAG CTGCTCAGGCCCAGAGTGACGAAGGTCCTGAGCTCCAGACAGCCCTCCTGTttggaggaggtgcagggagAGGAGCGTCCAGCCCGGCAGCAGCCAGGCAGATACAGAGAGAccaggagcagagcagcaggagcagccacCTCCTCCTTGAACTCCCACACCTCCACAACCAGAGAGAGGAGCACCGCTCTGACATCATCCAAGACACACGAACATCTGAACCAGGGCGGCATCAAAGCTGCTGCCAAG gtgaagtcagacagacacaaacagtcCTCCACCGTTGCATCCCCGAGAGCCAATGGGAAACCAGGGAAGCCTCAGAAAAGTGAGGCGCGAGCTGGAGGAAAGGCGGGACTAAAGGAGGCTCCGGCCAGTGGGGGTGCAGGACCGAGAGACAACATGGTGGTTCTGACCAgggagcagctccagcagctcctcaaCACCATCAAGAGCCAACAGCCACCAGAGGACCACAGAACCCAGG GCTCACAATCTGGCACCTCGGTGAATGAaggagagatgatggaggaagacagaggaggaggggaagtagTGAAGAAGGGAGAAGGTGGTGGAGGTGTAACTGATACAACTGGAAGCTCTCAGGATAAAGACAACAG gaCGTCTGCGAGTTTGCTCAGCTGGACGGGGGGGCGACAGTCAGACAACAGATCTGTCATCGGCACCAAGAAGGCTCAGTGGAGGAGAGAACTtg ACGAGCAGCTGGTATTGAaagcgcagcagcagcagcgttggGCTCCTGCGAGAATCCAG gctgAGGAGGACGCAGAGAGAGTGTTATCAGTTCAGAGCTCTCTCGGCCACAGAGAGCAGCCTGCAGCCATCAGATCCAGCCTCAAGCTCGGG GAGGTCACCCCCATGGCCCAAGTGCTGAgtggtgggaggagggaggaggagaagagacagtggctggaggagctgaaccGACAGAGAGAGGACGCGACTGAACGCAAGAGACGGGAGAAGCTGATCCAGAACCAG ACAGTGGACCATGAGCTCTGGGCCGTCCACTTTgactctctgcagcagaggccTCCTGTCCGCACTGCAGCTCCATCGGCTCCAtcagctccacctccagccCCGTCCAGCCGGTCTGAGCGAGGGGACTGGGAGCCGTCCTCCAGCCTGTCCCTGGTCTGGGAGGCCACCAGCAGCTGTGGAGCAGAGAGTGTCGGGGGGGCCAGCGTGGACACAACCAGCGGATACCAGAGCAGAGCCAG CCATGTGAGGACCATGACTGCCCTGCTGGACCCCGCCGAGatagaggaaagagagaggaagaggttcaaacagctggagcagcag AGAGCGATCGAAGCCCAGATGCaggagcagcggcagcagagggagcgagaggaggccaggaggagagaggaggaggagaaggaggccaggaggctgctgcaggagagggagaagatgcAGAGACAGTATGAGCTGGACCGACTGAGGGAGAGGCAGAAG gtgcaggAGAAGTCGAGTCTCCAGGCGGAACCACCGAGGAAAGGTCACAGCGAGGAGAGATCGCAGGAGACGCTACAGCCCAGTG TCACCACACGGGCTGAGCATTTGAAGGAGGATGTTAAGAGTTCAGTCCCCCCATTCAAAGACACTGCTGTACAGACAG AGGCAGTTCCTGCTCTCTCGCTCGGAGCAGAAGTTCAGACTCCGGACGTCTCTGCACATTACCAGCCAGCTCCCTTtgtgtctgctgctcctcctccaaacAGCAAGAACCCGGGAGTGAGAACAGGCAAGGAGAACATCTGTctgccaggaggaggaggaagaggaggaggtggaggaggagacccaTACGAAACGTTTGCCCGGACGGAGAGGAGCAGGACGGACAAGAGGAGGCCAGACTGGAACACGCAGAG GCCGAGCCGCAGGTTCGTCCCGGCCTCGGAGCGATACCCTGCCGCTctgcagagggacagacaggagagTCGACTGAAGAGACAGGCCGAGCTCGTGGCCCTGCAGGGGAGGACATGTCTGTCCCGGACCgagcctgctcctcctcctcctcctgctcctcctcctcaccaggaTCCTCGTCCCAGCTCCAACACACAGACCAGAGCTGCACCTCACAGCAAG GTGGGAGGACCGATCGTCTCTGCAGCCGCCAGCAATGAAAG ggggcgctctcCTCCCGTGCCTGCTGTCAGACACAGAGTGCAGAGTCAGCAGTCCTCCAaccaccttcctcctccagtTCTGGACTTTATCCCTTATAACCGAACGGATGAGATCACTCTGGAGCCACTGGAGCCTCCtgagatcccccccccacacacag TTTCTCCTCGGAGctcagtgtctcctcctgcGCCTCCTCATCAAGACCACGCCCACACAACTCGACAGCAGGAGATCCTGAAAAGCCTGGCTCAGCTACGGCAg ggTTTATTACAGAAGCAGAGAGAACTGGAGTCGGACCTGAACCCTCTACTGAAGCACCACAGCAACGAGCTCAGGTCACACTCGGCAATGCATCAcaagtga